Genomic window (Lynx canadensis isolate LIC74 chromosome A1, mLynCan4.pri.v2, whole genome shotgun sequence):
TAAATACTATATAATACATATCTGaatgatatataatacatatattattccattgtatacatccATGCATTTTATTAAGCATGAATCCTCTTTATATAATGAGGATAATGGATACATTTTATTAGCTGATACAGTCTTCAGAATACCTATGTGATGATAATATTAATAGTCACTTATTACAGATTGGCAAATTGAAACATGCAGAAACAGTAAATTGCAATGGTCAAAGAATAATGGATATCTTAGGATCCTATCTCAGATGGTTTTAATCTCAAATTCGTAACTTTCCTAAAATGAGAGGatataaactcatttttaattcCGTAGTTCACATATTAGAAGTGCATTTAATCTCAATTTTCTTtgaaacttataaaaaaatacatttgtcaaGAGATCTTCATGTAGAAGGAAAATCTcttgagtaaacattttttttaaatgataagaacacagtctttttattattgtgtaAACTATATCTGGGTATCATTCCAGCATTCCTTcctttaatttgggggaaaaaacaaacaaacaaacaaaaaacaaaacatgacatAGGTATTgccatttattccttctctttattaaatgtttggCCAACGAGTCTGAATTCTATGATGTTACCCAAACTTTTCAatgaataataaggaaataatgcATTATTCATCTTACTAATCCATTTAAGCAGATTCTAATGTATCTTTATAATCAGAATTCTGCTCATTTTAAATTGAAACATGCCACACACATCTTTATGATATGTTGCAGTCACTCAAAATAAGAGATACAACAATAATAGCAGAATCAAGGAACCATGGGGATGTTATTTAACACATCTACAGATTTCAGTAAGTTAGCTctcctaaagaagaaaataattcactCCTACTTGAGATAGACGTCAGAATTTTATTATGCCTTTTGGATTTCTGGGTATATGCCTTTATTCTAAATTCTCaacaagcttaaaaaattttaaatacattttattttggttgGTGTATTTCTAGAATTAAAGATGTCTACATATAATTAGCCTTCTAGACTTTTGAATGTTTATAGACAGTTTAAAATTATATGGCATGTAACAGATAGCTATAATGGGGTAAGGGAAATTGGAAGAATATCAAATTTGAGTTTTTGAATTGGGATAAATCTTGGCCAAATTgcttaatataaaagaaatgataatcaGAAAGCAGAATACAGAACTCAACTTAAAACAGTATAATAAAACAATATGTGAAATAGTTATGGCCAGAATAATCAAAAGTCAATAGTTGAATATAACAATGGGAATAATAGTCAATGTGAGCAAGGAAGGAAGAACTCAGAAACAGTATTACAATTACAGTAACAAATATTAGAGGCCAGGCTTTAATCCTAGAAGAAAGGGTGTTTACAGATGTAATAATGAAATACATAAGGTAGGGATTTTGGACATTATATCAGGAAAAAGGATGTAACATAGTAGAGAATGATGGAACTAAAGTATAAGTTTTGTGTCtctatgttgttttgttttttcagaagtAAGTAGAAACCTCCTTAACAGCAGTGAATCATTAAGTCAGCAGTTTCAAAAGGAGGGTTATGAATTTGCAGCTGAACGACTTCAGTACAGATCTAAAGAATTCTTAAGAAAATCAGTTTGGGTTTCAGAGACAAGTTTGGGGATGGGAACACCTCTGTGATGGTAGTGAAAATTTTCTAGCActtgcaaaaatgtttattttgcattAGAATTTATCTAATTCCTTTTGCAGTATAGATTCCTGCCTATTACATTGCATAGGTGCACATGAAGCAgtttttccctctggcaaccatccgcttgttctctgtagttataggtctgattctgctttttgttttttcatgtgttttgtttttcagattctacGTATAAGCGAAATtgtatggcatttgtctttctcaatctgacttatttcagttagcataatacactgtagggAAGATTCTATAAACACAATTAACATATGACCTGGAAATCTCAATTCTAGGTATTCACCCAAGTGAAATAAAAGCCTGTGTTTACCCTCCCCTCACTAACACACAATTACTGAGTGTTTACAGCTGCtttgttcaaaattttaaaaaactgaaaagaagtgaaatgtCCCTATAAgggaataaataaactgtggcataTCTAATTAAATTCTCCTtggcaacaaaaaggaacaaactattggaAAACACAGTATGGATGAGCTCAAAtgaatttttctaaatgaaagaaggCTTTAAAGGCTCTGCACTATATGTTCCAATTTTATCACCTAATGGAAGACACAAAAGCATAATGATGAATAAAAGGTCAATGGTTGCCAGTGGTTAACAGTAGaggaaatttaaattataaaggtGGTAGCATGAGTGAGTAGGTGTTGTGATTATTGAACTGTTCTCTATTTTGAcaaacatcatcctcaatggggaaaaactgagagctttttccctgagatcaggaacacgacagggatgtccactctcaccggtgttatttaacatagtgttggaagtcctagcatcagcaatcagacaacaaaaggaaatcaaaggcatcaaaatcggAAAgttgaagttaagctttcactttttgcagacggcatgatatcatacatggaaaatctgatagactccacaaaagtctgctagaactgatacatgaatttagcaaagtcgcaggatacaaaatcaatgtacagaaatcagttgtattcttatacactaataatgaagcaacagaaagacaaagaaattgatcccattcacaattgcaccaagaagcataaaatacctaggaataaatctaaccaaagatgtaaaagatctgtatgctgaaaactatagaaagcttatgaaggaaattgaagaagatataaagaaatggaaaaacattccatgctcatggattggaagaataaatattgtcaaaatgtcaatactacccaaagctatctacacattcagtgcaatcccaatcaaaattgcaccagcattcttctcgaaactagaacaagcaatcctaaaattcatatggaaccacaaaagaccccaaatagccaaagtaattttgaagaagaccaaagcaggaggcatcacaatcccagactttagcctctactacaaaggtgtcatcatcaagacagcatggtattggcacaaaaacagacacatagaccaatggaatagaatagaaaccccagaactagacccacaaacgtatggccaactcatctttgacaaagcaggaaagaacatccaatggaaaaaagacagtctctttttatttccttataaagGATGGTTTTGTGTTATATGTAGTACCTTGTTGCTAAATCAGCTCTTAGatgtattttctatgttttcttctgaaactttaatatttttatattgctctTAGTACTGATATTCAACTTTTGTACAAGGTTGAAGTATAAATGAAGTTCATATTTCATGTATGGATATCTAATTGAAAATACTGTCCTTGCTTTGTCATTTTTTGTCAAAAATGTATCACTCATATTTGTGTAATGTCACTTTTTATCTATGGTAATTTTCCTAATTCTAAAGCATATTTTGTATGATAGTATCATATCCATTCCAGCATTGTCCTGGTTTGGATTTGCATGGTTTATCATTCtccatcttttacttttaatctattgATACTTTTATAATTAAGTTTGGTTTCCTGCAGGCAATATATAAttgattcttatatttttatctgaTCTCATAAATAATCTCTGTTTTGTAATTGATGTGTTCTAGTAAgttgcattattttaattttaatttgctatttggatatttttatacttttgctGAGGAATTACAACCTGCATACCTAATTCTTCAGAGGCTATGCAGAGGTATTATTTTACCAATTCAACTAAAACTTAGAAGCCTTACAATCCTATCGTTCCCTttacccttctctcttttttagtgtTAACATTGTGTTATTGTTGTCACATGCACTGTACCTTTATACTACTATACTATACATGTACTATGTCAAACacttatataatttttgctttctaaCTTAGTCTCTCGTATTTGCCCAGATATTTACAAATTTTGctcttcttcctttattccttatGCCTCAAATTTCTATCTGGTATAATTTGTCTTAAGCCCCAAAatcttccttttgaatttttttttgagctgGTCAGCTGGTCATAAATTGTCATAGTTTTCCTTAATCTGCAAacatttttatcttacttttacTGCTTATGAATATGATAGGTGCTCATAAAATTCAGAATTACCAGTTCTTTAGTAGTTTGTGATGTTACTGGGCATTGTTTtccttgagtttctctctctgttccagaTTCTCTGTCACTCTGATTCCTGTGGCCCTTTTCCTGGTCCACTGGCTAGAAAGGGGAGGTTCTTTCACCACCCTGACCTGCTGCCCTGCAGTTTCATGCAATTGGGAGAGTCTCATGGTGAGGTggtaggagaaaagagagaaaataatagcaGAGATTTCCCCTACACTCTTTAGACCAAATGAACCCCTTTCACACTCCCTCTGTGCAGAAGGATGGGCTCtgagtcattttttaaagatgtaattgacatataacactgtataagtTGGAGGTAAATAATATGTTgacttgatacatttatatatttgtagtATGATCACCACCATACCTTTAGCTTAACAACTCTAagatcatgtcacataattattgtttctttttttgtggtcagaacacttaagatctagtctgagaacaaactgagggtttatggggcatgggagggaggggtgggtgatgtgtattgaggagggcacctgttgggatgagcactgggtgttgtatggaaacgaatttgacaataaatttcattaaaaaaaaaagatctaatctCTTAGCAATCTTGAAGTATATAATGCAGTGTTGTTTattataatcactatgctgtgctttaggtctccagaatttatttatctactaGTTGCAGGTTTATACCCTTTTAACATCTCTGAGTCTTAGTGCCTTAGCACTGTGGCTTTATGCTTGAACCTGCCTTTTATCCTGACCTGGTCTGAGAAGAAAGATTTCTCTCCCACATTCCCCTGCATGCAGACTCTTTCACCTATTCCTCTTCCTGGAAAGTGtagttttctctgattttttgttATGTGCATTCACTGACCATTTCCAGGATTTGGCTCATTCACAGGTAAAAATCAGTAGATAAATGAGGTGGGATAAaggagaagaagaacaaagacagTAGAAGTTTACCACAGTACAGGTCCCTCAGTTTTGGTTTCTCTTATATCTGCCTGTTCTTTAGTTTTTTGAGTCCTCAAGgagtttgttgttattttgtccAGAATTTTAGATGTAATCAGAGGTAGAGATAGGTTGATGTGGATTCATTCCATCTTATTTGGCTAAGAAGTCAAATCAgtgtctttttctctaaaatttgttaaaagggaaaaaaaagtacttagtatagttttgaattataattttagaatgtcaaacacatttttttttcctttcataaagcCTTTACTTTGAGACATGATGCAAAAATCTGACAGGTACACATGGAAAAGTAAGACATGGTCACAGTTAAAAGTGAAGACAATCTAACCAGAAGCTTTAATGCCTGTCAGCTAATGTTGAAGCTTAAGTTCTGAGTGTGACATGCTGCAGGGTTGAAAGGAATGGTAATTAgtattcctctccttcctcttcacccTCTCCTTCAACAGAATCCACACCAACCTCCTCATAATCCTTCTCAAGGGCAGCCATGTCCTCACGGGCCTCAGAAAACTCTCCTTCCTCCATGCCCTCACCCACATACCAGTGAACAAAGGCACGCTTGGCATACATCAGGTCAAATTTGTGGTCCAGGCGAGCCCAGGCCTCAGCAATGGCTGTGGTGTTGCTCAGCATGCACACAGCTCGCTGTACTTTGGCCAGGTCTCCACCAGGTACCACAGTGGGAGGCTGGTAATTAATGCCAACTTTGAAGCCAGTGGGGCACCAGTCCACAAACTGGATGCTGCGCTTGGTCTTGATGGTGGCAATGGCAGCATTGACATCTTTGGGAACCACATCACCACGGTACAACAGGCAGCAAGCCATGTATTTACCATGGCGAGGGTCGCATTTCACCATCTGGTTGGCTGGCTCAAAGCACGCATTGGTGATCTCTGCTACAGAAAGCTGTTCATGGTAGGCTTTCTCAGCAGAGATGACAGGGGCATATGTGGCCAGAGGGAAGTGGATGCGGGGATAGGGCACCAGGTTGGTCTGGAATTCTGTCAGATCCACATTCAGGGCTCCATCAAATCTGAGGGAAGCAGTGATGGAAGACACAATCTGGCTAATAAGGCGGTTAAGGTTAGTGTAGGTTGGGCGTTCAATATCGAGGTTTCTACGACAGATGTCATAGATGGCCTCGTTGTCTACCATGAAGGCACAATCAGAGTGCTCCAGGGTGGTGTGGGTAGTGAGGATGGAGTTGTAGGGCTCAACGACAGCAGTGGAAACCTGGGGGGCTGGGTAAATGGA
Coding sequences:
- the LOC115511508 gene encoding tubulin alpha-1B chain, producing the protein MRECISIHVGQAGVQIGNACWELYCLEHGIQPDGQMPSDKTIGGGDDSFNTFFSETGAGKHVPRAVFVDLEPTVIDEVRTGTYRQLFHPEQLITGKEDAANNYARGHYTIGKEIIDLVLDRIRKLADQCTGLQGFLVFHSFGGGTGSGFTSLLMERLSVDYGKKSKLEFSIYPAPQVSTAVVEPYNSILTTHTTLEHSDCAFMVDNEAIYDICRRNLDIERPTYTNLNRLISQIVSSITASLRFDGALNVDLTEFQTNLVPYPRIHFPLATYAPVISAEKAYHEQLSVAEITNACFEPANQMVKCDPRHGKYMACCLLYRGDVVPKDVNAAIATIKTKRSIQFVDWCPTGFKVGINYQPPTVVPGGDLAKVQRAVCMLSNTTAIAEAWARLDHKFDLMYAKRAFVHWYVGEGMEEGEFSEAREDMAALEKDYEEVGVDSVEGEGEEEGEEY